The following coding sequences lie in one Cydia strobilella chromosome 16, ilCydStro3.1, whole genome shotgun sequence genomic window:
- the LOC134748343 gene encoding uncharacterized protein LOC134748343, with product MPRPRPNPRVRCAVPGCRYNAGKLLKNTTLFSVPKDERRNDWIKAIKPEDRKYPHLLVCIRHFLDDDVVINKKRKRIIYGAIPSRNLPESDEDPEPPVQQAIEEYIPEEVKCEPDDGAIVDLFTEEETVVQKTQKRTLESDDLSEIPVKREKEDAYEEESETQPSYRYDESFPRPIQIQDQTAILDEKVLDSNATELDLLIRLSKAYLSSELAKFVEVQALLKSELKAAFKRKRYSKDMLFFALKLYHKQPKMYELMHESFNLPPLLKIKQLCRNLNWEMNESWMTVLRARFQCASAEERECVVCIAKVRLSLGLSYDPVRDRMAGLYEMNGSQRPHTARYATVVYARGIISRWRQPLSYALLPSGFRQEDLWCWYEHLLTNIFDIGLNVRAVITDFDDNYNTSIRPLGSLKTYFQLKDKQIYCFYDCTQLMVKLRDCFKMCNVNFKGMVAEWDVIEELFEYDISGRYKLGAGLTAEHLKPSGSAARKTKLAIETLSPKVASALAAAVDVRILDDSAYGTIKFIKTFSTFYDILHTKELPALEKVIHPDMKFLHDMLMHLEKISFMDKREMRSVADPGVIGAFTKNVRSIMALQERMRRAGYKSLPLRAFNNDPLHQFFDLKGVNGKKDPTARQVVDGFKRNFIFNIMKSFSKMGKLDDFLASASEIKNVAMEVEPPKIFKGLVKPSHVALLKRVTMSPNILLAQCLRLKPCCELGQQFCKKPPAVFVEYVSDMERCFKQYFAPEKLTEGVIATILASIDEFQFPAPCRCFPILLVITLYLRFRIANLIEYNNTKFRRGISRDFTMNVKINSY from the exons ATGCCTCGCCCTCGCCCGAACCCACGCGTGCGCTGCGCCGTGCCCGGCTGCCGCTATAATGCTGGAAAACTGTTGAAAAATACCACGTTGTTTTCCGTTCCTAAGGATGAGAG ACGCAATGACTGGATAAAAGCAATAAAACCAGAAGACCGCAAATACCCCCACCTATTGGTCTGCATACGACACTTCCTTGATGACGACGTCGTTATAAACAAGAAGAGAAAACGAATTATCTACGGCGCTATTCCTTCCCGCAATCTGCCAGAGTCTGATGAAGACCCAGAACCACCAGTACAACAAGCTATCGAAGAATACATTCCTGAAGAAGTAAAGTGTGAACCAGATGATGGTGCCATAGTCGACTTGTTCACAGAGGAGGAAACGGTTGTGCAGAAAACACAGAAACGTACTTTAGAATCGGATGACTTGAGTGAAATACCTGTAAAACGGGAGAAAGAAGATGCATATGAGGAGGAAAGCGAAACACAGCCTTCGTATAGATATGATGAAAGTTTTCCAAGACCAATACAAATTCAGGATCAAACAGCGATTTTAGATGAAAAAGTGCTTGATTCAAATGCAACCGAGCTAGATTTGCTCATCAGGTTAAGTAAAGCTTACTTAAGCTCGGAACTCGCTAAGTTTGTAGAAGTTCAGGCGTTATTGAAAAGCGAATTAAAAGCAGCATTTAAGCGCAAGCGATACAGTAAAGACATGCTGTTTTTCGCGTTAAAGCTGTACCATAAACAGCCGAAAATGTATGAATTAATGCATGAGTCATTCAATCTGCCACCATTGCTGAAGATTAAACAGCTGTGTCGAAATTTGAATTGGGAGATGAATGAGAGCTGGATGACGGTTCTCCGAGCGAGGTTTCAGTGTGCGTCGGCAGAGGAGCGAGAGTGCGTAGTATGTATAGCGAAGGTCAGGCTGTCGCTAGGTTTATCGTACGATCCAGTGCGCGATCGCATGGCCGGCCTGTATGAGATGAACGGTTCGCAGCGTCCTCATACCgcacgctacgccactgttgTTTATGCGAGAGGAATCATCTCCCGCTGGCGTCAGCCTCTCTCCTACGCTCTCCTCCCCTCCGGCTTTCGTCAGGAAGACCTCTGGTGCTGGTACGAACACCTCCTTACAAATATCTTCGATATCGGGCTGAATGTCCGCGCAGTCATCACCGATTTCGACGACAACTACAACACGTCCATAAGACCATTAGGCTCTCTGAAAACCTACTTCCAATTGAAAGACAAGCAGATCTACTGCTTCTATGATTGCACGCAGTTGATGGTGAAGTTACGTGactgttttaaaatgtgtaatGTGAATTTCAAAGGTATGGTAGCGGAGTGGGACGTGATTGAAGAACTGTTTGAGTATGACATCTCGGGGAGATATAAGCTCGGTGCGGGGTTGACAGCCGAGCACCTTAAACCAAGCGGGAGCGCGGCTCGTAAAACGAAGCTAGCAATAGAAACGCTGTCTCCGAAAGTCGCATCAGCTTTAGCCGCTGCCGTCGATGTACGGATCCTCGATGACTCGGCCTACGGCACTATAAAATTCATCAAGACTTTCAGCACTTTCTACGACATCCTACACACAAAAGAACTCCCCGCGCTGGAGAAAGTGATTCATCCGGACATGAAGTTCTTGCACGACATGCTGATGCATCTTGAGAAGATTTCATTCATGGACAAGCGTGAGATGAGGAGCGTCGCAGACCCAGGGGTGATCGGTGCGTTTACCAAAAACGTGCGTTCTATCATGGCGTTGCAGGAGCGCATGCGGCGCGCCGGGTATAAATCCCTGCCGTTACGCGCTTTCAACAACGACCCATTACATCAGTTCTTCGACCTAAAAGGTGTCAACGGGAAGAAAGATCCGACCGCCCGGCAGGTAGTCGATGGCTTTAAAAGAAACTTCATCTTCAACATCATGAAGTCTTTCAGTAAAATGGGCAAGCTTGATGACTTTCTTGCATCCGCCAGCGAGATTAAAAATGTTGCAATGGAAGTGGAGCCGCCGAAGATATTCAAAGGCTTGGTAAAGCCATCCCACGTAGCTCTCCTGAAGCGTGTGACGATGAGCCCAAATATCTTGCTAGCACAGTGTCTACGGCTGAAACCTTGCTGTGAACTAGGTCAACAGTTCTGCAAGAAGCCTCCTGCGGTCTTCGTCGAATATGTAAGCGATATGGAGCGTTGCTTCAAACAGTATTTCGCACCAGAAAAGCTGACCGAGGGGGTGATAGCCACTATACTAGCTTCAATAGATGAATTCCAGTTTCCAGCGCCGTGCCGCTGCTTCCCGATTCTGCTCGTTATCACCTTGTACTTGCGGTTCAGGATCGCTAATCTGATTGAGTACAATAATACCAAGTTCAGACGCGGCATCAGCCGTGACTTTACGATGAATGTTAAGATCAATTCTTATTGA